A portion of the Sebastes fasciatus isolate fSebFas1 chromosome 2, fSebFas1.pri, whole genome shotgun sequence genome contains these proteins:
- the ctsba gene encoding cathepsin B, translating to MWRAAFLLLAASLSVSLARPRLPPLSSEMVNYINKINTTWKAGHNFHNVDYSYVQKLCGTMLKGPKLPVMVQYAGDMKLPKNFDAREQWPNCPTLKEIRDQGSCGSCWAFGAAEAISDRVCIHSDAKVSVEISSEDLLTCCESCGMGCNGGYPSAAWDFWTSEGLVTGGLYDSNIGCRPYTIPPCEHHVNGSRPSCSGEGGETPQCVLKCESGYTPSYKVDKHFGKSSYSVLSDEAQIQSELSKNGPVEAAFTVYEDFVLYKSGVYQHVSGSAVGGHAIKILGWGEEDGVPYWLCANSWNTDWGDNGFFKFLRGSDHCGIESEIVAGIPK from the exons ATGTGGCGTGCAGCTTTCCTGTTATTGGCTGCCAGCTTGTCGGTGAGCCTGGCCAGACCCCGCCTCCCACCACTGTCCAGTGAGATGGTCAACTACATCAATAAGATCAACACTACCTGGAAG GCTGGTCACAACTTCCATAATGTCGACTACAGTTACGTCCAGAAACTCTGCGGTACGATGTTGAAGGGACCTAAACTGCCAGTCAT GGTTCAGTACGCTGGAGACATGAAGCTGCCTAAAAACTTTGACGCCAGAGAGCAGTGGCCCAACTGTCCCACTCTAAAGGAGATCAGAGACCAGGGCTCCTGTGGATCCTGCTGG GCGTTTGGCGCTGCAGAGGCCATTTCCGACCGTGTGTGTATCCACAGTGATGCCAAGGTCAGCGTGGAGATCTCCTCAGAGGATCTGCTGACCTGCTGCGAAAGCTGTGGCATGGG ATGTAATGGTGGCTACCCTTCAGCTGCCTGGGACTTCTGGACCAGTGAGGGGCTGGTCACTGGCGGTCTCTATGACTCCAACATTG GTTGTCGGCCTTACACCATCCCCCCCTGTGAACACCATGTGAATGGCAGCAGACCCTCCTGCTCTGGGGAGGGTGGAGAGACACCCCAGTGCGTCTTGAAGTGTGAATCTGGATACACTCCCAGCTACAAAGTAGACAAGCACTTTG GTAAATCGTCTTACAGCGTGCTGTCAGATGAGGCGCAGATTCAGAGTGAGCTTTCCAAGAACGGCCCAGTAGAGGCAGCCTTTACCGTCTATGAAGACTTTGTGCTGTACAAGTCTG GTGTGTATCAACATGTGTCAGGGTCTGCTGTGGGCGGCCACGCCATCAAGATCCTGGGCTGGGGAGAGGAGGATGGTGTTCCTTACTGGCTCTGTGCCAACTCCTGGAACACTGACTGGGGCGATAACG GATTCTTTAAGTTCCTGCGTGGATCGGATCACTGTGGTATTGAATCTGAGATTGTGGCGGGGATTCCCAAATAA
- the adpgk2 gene encoding ADP-dependent glucokinase codes for MEGGGNSPWMMKYGTVVSLFVVVLAFWFRAPPNETLDERLDTVLSSLLRAEGKVGMNNVVRPRVAVGFGGCVDLIVDGVSLLNKIGLPPTDQPLHHDYIENEAQLAQSFAYFFAPGAAAERFVLNDTLFSELVEASRDLPGNRWAIGGNAPVMASRLATEGCDLLLGGSFSPDFIDVLSEHITVAGNIVEEPDIHLILEYSSGASWGHYTSRRANRYIVHSDDHNPYLDSMAEFAEKLKDFTPDLLVVGGLQMMDNFPFQSGERDALLSRLANLLSSSSPQIGVHFEMASFVEESIMEDLLHYIIPHADSLGMNEQELPNLLSLLKDSNITVLSDPNPRVATVLDQMREVYRIVNQRSRNSSAGSDRNSAEAFTEAKPLTRLHIHTLAFQAMIVTHGSQWKNTMSATAKASLTANRHVCGSDDIDTSKARLIMDDSFSISRREGSQRIPLQETRPVSCWDEDDYEICVAPVLVCTEVYQTAGGGDNVSAAGLVLQI; via the exons atggagggaggaggtaaCTCTCCGTGGATGATGAAATACGGCACagttgtgtctctgtttgtggtcgttttggCCTTCTGGTTCCGGGCACCACCTAATGAAACCCTGGACGAGCGGCTGGACACCGTGCTGTCCTCTCTGCTCCGGGCGGAGGGCAAGGTCGGGATGAATAACGTCGTCAGACCGAGAGTGGCTGtcg GTTTTGGAGGTTGTGTTGACCTGATAGTGGATGGAGTATCATTGCTTAATAAGATTGGCCTGCCTCCCACAGACCAGCCTTTACACCATGACTACATAGAAAATGAAGCACAGCTGGCTCAGAGCTTTGCCTACTTCTTTGCACCGGGAGCTGCAGCAGA GCGTTTTGTGCTAAATGATACCCTGTTCAGTGAGCTGGTCGAAGCGTCCCGTGATTTACCTGGAAACAGATGGGCAATAGGTGGCAATGCCCCGGTAATGGCTAGCCGCTTGGCAACCGAGGGATGTGATCTTTTGCTAGGGGGAAGTTTCAGCCCCGATTTTATTGATGTCCTGTCCGAACACATTACAG TGGCAGGTAACATAGTTGAAGAGCCAGACATTCATCTGATTCTGGAGTATTCATCTGGTGCTAGCTGGGGTCACTATACCTCACGCAGAGCCAACAG ATATATCGTCCACAGCGATGACCATAACCCCTACCTGGACTCCATGGCGGAGTTTGCTGAGAAACTCAAAGACTTCACACCAGATCTGCTGGTGGTGGGTGGGCTGCAAATGATGGATAACTTCCCCTTCCAGTCCG GTGAGCGGGACGCTCTCCTCTCCCGCCTGGCCAACCTCCTGTCCTCCTCGTCTCCACAGATTGGAGTCCATTTTGAGATGGCCAGTTTTGTAGAAGAGAGTATAATGGAAGACCTTCTTCACTACATCATTCCCCAT GCGGACTCTTTAGGGATGAATGAACAGGAGCTTCCTAACCTGCTCAGTCTGCTAAAAGACTCCAACATCACAGTGTTGTCAGACCCAAACCCTCGTGTAGCTACTGTCCTCGACCAGATGAGGGAGGTCTATCGCATTGTGAACCAGCGCTCCAGGAATTCAAGTGCAGGAAGTGACAGAAATAGTGCTGAAGCTTTCACTGAAGCTAAGCCGCTGACTCGGCTCCACATCCACACGCTGGCCTTCCAGGCAATGATTGTGACACACGGCTCCCAGTGGAAGAACACCATGTCAGCCACCGCCAAGGCCTCTCTCACAGCTAACCGCCATGTCTGCGGCTCTGACGACATTGACACCAGCAAGGCGAGGCTCATCATGGACGACTCCTTCTCTATTAGCCGGCGGGAGGGCAGCCAGCGTATCCCTCTGCAGGAGACCCGGCCCGTCAGCTGCTGGGATGAGGACGACTACGAGATCTGCGTAGCACCAGTGCTGGTTTGCACTGAGGTTTACCAAACTGCAGGTGGAGGGGACAACGTCTCAGCCGCTGGCCTGGTGCTGCAGATCTAG